In Anopheles gambiae chromosome 2, idAnoGambNW_F1_1, whole genome shotgun sequence, a single window of DNA contains:
- the LOC1275133 gene encoding slit homolog 2 protein, with protein MELCGVFLQRTAMLIAVVITGSFVLSNCATIPSTLNCVHNVARCKFVGASVRILNDRQLPTYQLAISGYDGKSNITVSFIDSVLEYVPELVFASLPNVTDIQLTRTQTCILHERAFHGLERVDAIMIAENPLQALPQTIFHGLYTLRTLKLIDIGLTTVASEWFRDLTLMESLIVSNNRITTLEANVFQYCPNIRDLDLSANFIESLPETVFDSLSDVESIKLDSNRLENVPENLFSNTGDLRTLTLSNNSLTLISPILLRNLSNLEELNLRWNRIEDFQLLFFPSIQPFALDLRNNLLTYFDRAMLTVLENLDAIWLNNNRISGIAPDTFHDAVNTTLIELNDNYLEELPVELLAGLTHLRVFAASNNKIKSVPEELFLENLEVKEIRLSSNFIETFPSKFFAELPILEALYLDRNNLIEIQEDAFVDCPILRVIELSYNHLVSMPPRIFQKQQESIESLEAKANLLSNIEFVKNLKHLKTLNLEGNQVSELQGEEFNGSSNITHLMLAYNHLHRLSNESFQGLINLKVLNLSNNTINYIGPDTFVGIRTLHELYLNGNDITSLPEDVFVSQEALEKLSLRDNGLEKISVRIIQNLPRLKHLDLSNNPIANIPDQFLQRNMNLERLSLNEVRLQRLSKKFIPEPKLMKYISLERCSIVEIEPEAFWLFGSVYSSEVYLRENELTILPKGLFRTSRMLSVLDLSFNRLTHLNPDTFASDSSLHELYLEGNNIRQLAAGDLAIFHSLKILNLRNNCIEWIPEGTFEGLDNLEILDIGYNKLTQLPLHVFANLINLQIISLDGMLLQSLDRDLFINQSNLEKVFLQDNMLRKLEIDLFRNNVLMTHLSIANNSFASFPLHNYKQLNESLRFLHMSDNMIDSFIVTPALTELKASRNNISLILAMANVEPSLVNIDLSSNRLSSMEQLKDFKHLESLNVAHNPLVMFDFTQLGVFYKLSHFNASSLDVPSLNLTTDGMLLPTLTSLDLSNNGLLTVSVEFLRSFPRLESLYLQNNPLRDFNYQFFFEVLPSLSLLGLDP; from the exons ATGGAACTTTGTGGTGTGTTTCT GCAACGGACGGCCATGCTGATCGCAGTTGTAATTACCGGGAGCTTTGTTCTGTCAAATTGTGCAACTATACCGTCAACTCTAAATTGTGTTCACAACGTTGCAAGGTGCAAATTTGTCGGAGCTTCCGTGCGGATACTCAATGACCGTCAGCTACCCACATACCAGCTGGCGATAAGTGGGTATGACGGGAAATCGAATATCACGGTTTCATTCATAGACAGTGTGCTGGAGTACGTCCCCGAATTGGTCTTTGCATCACTTCCAAATGTTACTGATATTCAATTAACCAGGACGCAGACATGCATTCTGCATGAGAGAGCTTTTCACGGGCTAGAGCGTGTTGACGCCATTATGATAGCAGAAAATCCTTTGCAGGCCCTGCCGCAAACCATCTTCCATGGATTATATACGCTACGAACACTAAAGCTTATCGATATCGGCCTGACAACAGTTGCTTCCGAATGGTTTCGTGATCTAACTTTGATGGAATCCTTGATCGTGTCAAACAATCGCATAACAACGTTAGAAGCCAATGTGTTTCAATATTGTCCAAACATCCGGGATTTAGATTTATCAGCTAATTTTATTGAAAGTTTGCCAGAAACGGTATTTGATTCACTAAGTGATGTGGAGTCTATCAAACTGGATAGTAATCGTTTGGAGAATGTACCAGAAAATCTGTTCTCCAACACAGGCGATTTACGAACATTAACTCTCAGTAACAATTCCCTAACACTTATTTCGCCTATTTTACTGCGAAACCTAAGCAACCTAGAAGAGCTTAACTTGCGTTGGAATCGTATAGAAGATTTTCAGCTGCTGTTTTTCCCGTCGATTCAACCATTTGCGCTAGATCTGCGAAATAATTTGCTCACTTATTTTGATCGAGCCATGCTCACTGTGCTAGAAAATCTTGATGCCATATGGCTCAATAATAATCGCATTAGTGGCATCGCGCCTGATACGTTTCATGACGCGGTCAACACGACGTTGATCGAACTCAATGATAACTATCTGGAAGAGCTACCAGTGGAGCTACTGGCTGGGCTCACACATTTGCGGGTATTTGCGGCaagcaataataaaataaaatcagtCCCAGAGGAGCTATTCCTTGAGAATCTGGAAGTGAAGGAGATACGCCTATCAAGCAATTTCATCGAAACTTTTCCATCGAAGTTTTTCGCCGAGCTTCCCATCCTAGAGGCATTGTATCTCGACCGAAACAACCTCATAGAGATACAGGAAGATGCTTTTGTGGATTGTCCGATTCTACGTGTTATAGAATTGAGCTATAATCACCTGGTCTCAATGCCAccgcgtatttttcaaaaacagcAAGAAAGCATTGAATCGCTTGAGGCCAAGGCTAACCTTTTGTCAAATATAGAGTTTGTGAAGAATTTAAAGCATCTCAAAACCTTAAACCTTGAAGGAAATCAAGTGAGCGAGCTGCAGGGAGAAGAATTCAACGGCTCGTCTAATATAACTCATTTGATGTTGGCGTATAATCATTTGCATCGGTTGTCGAATGAAAGTTTCCAAGGTCTGATTAACCTAAAGGTGTTAAACTTGTCAAATAACACAATTAACTACATCGGCCCTGATACATTTGTCGGGATACGAACTCTTCATGAGCTTTATCTTAACGGAAATGATATAACCAGCTTACCAGAAGATGTATTTGTTTCTCAGGAAGCGCTCGAGAAGCTTTCGCTGCGAGACAATGGGCTTGAAAAGATTTCAGTCAGGATAATACAAAATCTACCTCGGCTAAAACACCTCGATCTGTCCAACAATCCGATAGCAAACATTCCAGACCAATTTCTGCAACGGAACATGAACCTAGAACGACTGTCGTTAAACGAGGTACGCCTGCAGCGACTCAGTAAAAAATTTATACCCGAACCAAAGCTGATGAAATATATCAGCCTAGAAAGGTGCTCCATCGTAGAGATTGAGCCGGAAGCATTTTGGTTGTTTGGTTCGGTGTACTCATCGGAGGTGTATTTGCGCGAAAACGAGCTAACTATTCTTCCGAAAGGGTTGTTCCGCACTTCTCGGATGTTGTCAGTGTTGGATTTGTCCTTCAATCGTCTCACTCATTTGAACCCGGATACTTTTGCTTCCGATAGCTCGTTGCATGAGCTTTACCTGGAAGGTAACAATATTCGCCAGCTGGCGGCAGGAGATTTAGCCATTTTCCATAGCCTCAAGATACTGAACCTGAGAAATAACTGTATTGAATGGATTCCCGAAGGTACGTTCGAGGGGTTGGATAATTTGGAAATCCTGGATATAGGCTACAATAAGCTGACACAGCTACCGTTACATGTGTTTGCCAACCTAATCAACCTGCAAATCATTAGCCTTGATGGGATGCTGCTGCAATCACTTGACAGGGATTTATTTATCAACCAGTCCAATCTAGAGAAGGTTTTTCTACAAGATAATATGTTGCGTAAGTTAGAGATCGATTTGTTTCGGAACAATGTTTTAATGACGCATTTGAGTATCGCCAACAATTCTTTCGCCAGCTTTCCATTGCACAATTATAAACAACTTAATGAATCTCTGCGTTTCCTTCACATGTCAGACAACATGATTGATTCTTTCATTGTTACACCGGCTTTAACTGAGTTAAAGGCATCACGCAACAACATCTCACTCATTTTGGCAATGGCCAATGTGGAACCGTCTCTGGTTAACATCGACCTGTCATCTAATCGGCTTTCTTCTATGGAACAACTCAAAGATTTTAAGCATCTGGAGTCATTAAATGTAGCTCATAATCCGCTAGTTATGTTTGATTTTACACAACTAGGTGTGTTCTACAAGCTTAGTCATTTCAACGCTTCCTCTTTGGATGTGCCATCGTTAAATCTAACAACCGATGGTATGTTGCTACCAACATTAACCAGCctagatttgtccaacaatgggttacttaCGGTATCGGTAGAATTTTTAAGAAGTTTTCCACGGCTTGAAAGTCTCTATCTTCAAAACAATCCCCTACGCGATTTTAATTATCAATTCTTCTTTGAAGTGCTGCCATCGTTAAGCCTTCTTGGACTAGAcccatga
- the LOC5667346 gene encoding chitotriosidase-1 — protein MWCSVVFLVLISITIGATKNIVCYYDSRAANYVSATFPKNISSTSCTHYVYDGVGVTAQGDLRILSNYDTASGFDEFQNIRRIKNVKLYVLLSSDRDGGKNLTNAIAGRSEKLVNSVAIFLEQYNFDGVEIDRRNIDFDKSALARFVNRLRSRLYMINKQLSVSVSAQFADAYDITSLSLYADMINLHAYNFTTNTANTVANLAPLFSSTPNNVISVNSTVTSWLAAGARRNKVNLVVATFGRTYVLASEDQRAVGARSTGPGEAGFNTKRPGLIARYEFCNMAGEYNSASDSVTATTYYFKGKSWIGIETEDTLVQKFTYVLDSSLGGVAIFTLDLDDTSNACGNGAYRVSDLAYQYFGSE, from the exons ATGTGGTGCAGCGTTGTATTCCTAGTTTTGATTAGCATTACAATAGGTGCAACAAAAA ATATCGTATGCTATTACGACAGCCGAGCAGCAAACTACGTGTCGGCAACGTTTCCCAAAAACATCAGTTCAACAAGTTGCACTCATTACGTCTACGATGGGGTTGGTGTAACGGCCCAAGGCGATCTTCGCATATTGAGCAACTACGACACAGCAT CTGGATTTGACGAGTTTCAGAACATACGCAGgatcaaaaatgtaaaactgTACGTGCTGCTGAGTTCAGATCGTGATGGTGGCAAAAACTTGACCAAC GCTATTGCAGGACGGAGCGAAAAGTTAGTGAACAGTGTCGCTATTTTTTTGGAACAGTACAACTTCGATGGCGTGGAAATAGACAGACGTAACATTGATTTCGATAAG aGTGCTTTGGCAAGGTTTGTCAACAGGCTACGTTCGAGATTGTACATGATTAACAAGCAACTGTCCGTGTCCGTTTCGGCGCAATTCGCTGATGCGTACGATATCACTTCGCTAAGCTT GTATGCTGATATGATAAATCTTCATGCTTATAATTTCACGACCAACACTGCTAATACTGTCGCAAATTTGGCACCATTATTCTCGAGTACACCAAACAACGTTATCAGTGTG AACTCAACGGTAACATCTTGGCTAGCGGCTGGTGCTCGCCGGAATAAAGTGAACCTCGTGGTAGCCACTTTCGGTCGCACATACGTCCTGGCAAGCGAGGATCAGCGTGCGGTGGGCGCTCGGAGCACTGGACCTGGCGAGGCAGGTTTCAATACAAAACGCCCCGGACTTATCGCTCGTTACGAATTTTGCAATATGGCTGGTGAATACAATTCCGCTAGCGATAGCGTTACGGCTACAACCTATTACTTCAAGGGAAAAAGTTGGATTGGAATCGAAACGGAGGACACGTTAGTGCAGAAGTTCACCTATGTACTCGATAGCTCACTGGGCGGTGTAGCAATCTTTACACTTGACCTGGATGACACGAGCAACGCGTGTGGTAACGGAGCCTATCGCGTATCTGATCTAGCCTATCAGTACTTTGGATCGGAATAG
- the LOC4576427 gene encoding uncharacterized protein LOC4576427 produces MYIRYKNAKFNMYNNSNGSVENSDSTANANKEDSAHAESEREVIKVDKLHDAEGKEDFSEEVEHEEEEETLDQSQGDAVETEEIITETLEKGAEDAEHLEEDEGDQVEEDNVEPLEEVDDATGAKPSKVKQTHQELSDAEDDKKITIEILKSEPKEKLDTTANVSREEKSTIALDMCRVCMGTEELSDIFQFDGPVRVSDIIMKVCTNIRITARDHLPHKICEQCLGQVRIVNEFKNRCEASDKELRKNLKRSTNKSRRQSEVIVVNCPMSDSDKDDEEPVDDDEYKVSQSEVESEPATSDDSFSPPNKRKRTPKRRVGRPPGRGRPGRKPKNMVVSTPKFAVKRGPGRPPKYPKTSSLTNIVYIEAPEDSSSSGEEAEVTPKRRKRGDNPCPKCDEVLPSQLALKQHLKTHPGDRFDCDRCALFFRTEKALSNHIERHKKADKIREEKRKEREQRIEQRSRYTPKSSDAEKSKLISPQGSATAEKKKKSEPSAASSGRDLFKCVAPLTSTYWSDSFSD; encoded by the coding sequence ATGTACATTCGCTACAAAAACGCAAAATTCAACATGTACAACAATTCTAACGGCAGCGTCGAGAATTCAGACTCGACCGCCAACGCTAATAAAGAAGATAGCGCTCACGCCGAAAGTGAAAGAGAGGTGATAAAGGTGGATAAATTGCATGATGCTGAAGGCAAGGAAGATTTCAGTGAAGAAGTGGAGcatgaagaggaagaagaaacgtTAGACCAATCTCAAGGTGACGCGGTGGAGACTGAGGAAATCATTACAGAAACGTTGGAAAAGGGCGCCGAAGATGCAGAGCATTTGGAAGAAGATGAAGGTGACCAAGTGGAAGAAGATAATGTAGAACCACTGGAAGAAGTTGACGATGCAACCGGTGCTAAACCGTCAAAAGTTAAACAGACGCATCAAGAACTGTCCGATGCCGAGGATGATAAGAAGATCACTATCGAGATTTTGAAAAGCGAGCCTAAGGAAAAGTTGGACACCACAGCAAACGTTTCGCGTGAAGAAAAATCCACCATCGCCCTGGATATGTGCCGGGTGTGTATGGGGACCGAAGAGCTGTCAGATATTTTCCAATTCGATGGGCCTGTCCGTGTGAGCGATATCATAATGAAGGTTTGCACTAACATTCGTATCACGGCACGGGATCATCTGCCGCACAAAATATGTGAACAATGTCTGGGACAGGTGCGTATCGTGAACGAATTCAAGAACCGATGTGAAGCGTCAGATAAAGAACTGAGGAAGAATTTGAAGAGAAGTACCAACAAAAGTCGCCGACAAAGCGAAGTAATTGTGGTTAATTGCCCGATGTCCGACTCGGATAAAGACGACGAAGAACCAGTCGATGATGACGAATATAAGGTGTCACAATCGGAGGTAGAATCGGAACCGGCCACATCGGATGACAGCTTTTCGCCACCCAACAAACGTAAACGCACTCCGAAACGAAGGGTCGGCCGTCCTCCCGGCAGAGGTAGACCGGGACGCAAGCCCAAGAACATGGTCGTTAGTACGCCAAAGTTTGCAGTGAAACGTGGTCCGGGTAGGCCTCCTAAGTATCCAAAAACATCTAGCCTGACAAACATTGTGTACATAGAAGCACCGGAAGACAGCTCCAGTTCAGGCGAGGAAGCAGAAGTGACACCTAAACGACGAAAGCGGGGAGACAATCCGTGCCCCAAATGTGACGAGGTACTTCCCAGTCAGCTTGCTCTTAAACAGCACTTGAAAACACATCCCGGCGATCGGTTCGATTGCGACCGCTGTGCTCTTTTCTTCAGAACGGAAAAGGCGCTATCGAATCACATCGAGCGCCACAAAAAAGCGGATAAAATTCGGGAGGAAAAGCGAAAGGAGCGTGAACAACGCATCGAGCAGCGGTCTAGATACACGCCAAAATCTTCGGATGCTGAGAAATCCAAATTGATCAGCCCACAAGGTTCGGCAACTgcggaaaagaagaaaaaatccgAGCCGTCGGCTGCCAGTAGCGGCAGAGATCTGTTCAAGTGCGTAGCACCTTTGACGTCCACCTATTGGAGTGATAGTTTCTCCGATTAA